One Peribacillus simplex NBRC 15720 = DSM 1321 genomic region harbors:
- a CDS encoding Cof-type HAD-IIB family hydrolase has translation MEKQDIKLVALDMDGTLLNKAGEISEENRRTIKEAEDQGIFVVLSTGRSFATCSDFAKSMELQSYLITVNGSEIYDNQGKLVERKIVDSESIQWMWELSQKHGTHFWAISCDNIYRAEMPEKIHDSQWLKFGFDTNDDDVRQILMDELVSKGKFEISNSSPTNIEVNAMGVNKAKAIKLVCSLLDITMDNVMAVGDSLNDLAMISDAKVGVAMGNAQEIVKEKADWVTATNEEDGVAKAIRKWALSN, from the coding sequence ATGGAGAAACAAGATATTAAGCTAGTTGCACTTGATATGGATGGCACTCTGCTCAATAAGGCTGGAGAGATATCTGAAGAAAATCGGAGAACGATAAAAGAAGCCGAAGATCAAGGGATTTTTGTTGTATTGAGCACAGGAAGATCCTTTGCGACATGCAGTGATTTTGCAAAGTCAATGGAACTCCAATCATACCTCATTACGGTAAACGGAAGCGAAATATACGATAATCAAGGAAAACTGGTGGAAAGGAAAATCGTCGATAGTGAGTCGATACAATGGATGTGGGAATTAAGCCAAAAACATGGTACACATTTTTGGGCAATTAGTTGCGATAATATTTACAGGGCTGAAATGCCTGAAAAAATCCATGATTCGCAATGGCTTAAATTTGGATTTGATACAAATGATGATGACGTCCGCCAAATCCTCATGGATGAACTGGTATCAAAAGGAAAGTTTGAAATAAGCAATTCAAGCCCAACTAATATTGAAGTGAATGCCATGGGCGTCAATAAAGCGAAAGCGATAAAGCTTGTATGTTCATTGCTCGATATTACTATGGATAATGTTATGGCAGTAGGTGACAGCCTTAACGACCTTGCAATGATTTCTGATGCAAAAGTGGGTGTGGCAATGGGAAACGCCCAAGAAATTGTGAAAGAAAAAGCAGATTGGGTTACAGCAACAAACGAAGAAGATGGTGTGGCTAAGGCCATTCGTAAATGGGCGCTTTCAAATTGA
- a CDS encoding NAD(P)H-dependent flavin oxidoreductase, which yields MTRSLPEQWWNQLSLPVISAPMFLISGPELVKECCLNGVIGSFPAPNARPIEVLDEWMSDINDTLIAAKAKEPSSKIAPWAMNMVVHRTYSRLEEELELVKKHQPPIVITSLGSPKHVVDVVHSYGGLVFSDVSSVDFAKKAAESGVDGLILVAAGAGGHAGEINSFAFVDSVRTFWDGIILLAGSISTGHSILAAQAAGADLAYMGTRFIVAKESRANDEYREMLVDSNHDDIILTDAFSGVNCNMLKPSIRKEGMDPEQLAKKEKVDFDSMSKSTDSKAWRDIWSAGHGVGSIKKIDTAAGIIKQLEKEYQESLKKLTGQAEKLKGIISK from the coding sequence ATGACAAGAAGTTTGCCTGAACAGTGGTGGAATCAATTATCTTTACCAGTTATCTCAGCACCTATGTTTTTAATATCCGGTCCTGAGTTAGTGAAAGAATGCTGTTTGAATGGGGTGATCGGTTCTTTTCCAGCGCCGAATGCGCGGCCGATAGAGGTATTGGATGAATGGATGAGTGACATAAACGACACATTGATTGCAGCAAAGGCTAAAGAACCAAGCTCAAAGATTGCTCCATGGGCAATGAATATGGTTGTCCACCGTACATATAGCCGTCTTGAAGAAGAGTTGGAATTGGTCAAAAAGCATCAGCCTCCCATCGTCATTACATCTTTAGGTTCACCAAAACATGTGGTGGATGTCGTACATAGCTATGGCGGCTTGGTCTTTTCTGATGTCAGCTCTGTGGATTTTGCAAAAAAAGCTGCGGAGTCAGGTGTGGACGGATTGATCTTGGTTGCTGCGGGAGCCGGTGGTCATGCGGGTGAGATAAATAGCTTTGCTTTCGTGGACAGCGTAAGGACATTCTGGGACGGAATCATTTTGCTTGCCGGATCCATCAGTACTGGTCACAGTATCTTGGCCGCTCAGGCTGCAGGAGCTGATCTTGCATATATGGGTACTCGTTTTATCGTGGCAAAAGAGAGCAGGGCAAATGATGAATATCGTGAAATGCTTGTCGATTCAAATCATGATGACATCATCTTGACTGATGCATTTTCAGGCGTTAATTGTAATATGCTTAAACCGAGCATCAGAAAGGAAGGCATGGACCCAGAACAATTAGCTAAAAAAGAAAAAGTCGATTTTGACAGCATGTCCAAATCAACTGATTCTAAAGCGTGGCGTGATATTTGGTCAGCGGGTCATGGTGTAGGGTCGATTAAAAAAATAGATACCGCTGCCGGAATCATTAAACAGTTAGAAAAAGAGTATCAGGAGTCCTTAAAGAAATTGACCGGGCAGGCGGAAAAATTAAAAGGCATTATATCAAAATGA
- a CDS encoding YhgE/Pip domain-containing protein, with translation MLKSLKGEFLAIIKHPMILISIIGIILIPLLYSGTFLWAFWDPYGKVDQLPVAIVNMDEGAEFNESELTIGKDLVKELKEKKDFDWHFVSQKEANEGLENQDYYMKIEIPKNFSKNATTLQDDNPEKLDLIYTSNEGFNYISTKIGDAASERIKGEVSSAVTKTYAESMFDNLNEVADGLKSASDGAGELKDGTDTVKNGSSELGEGINSAKEGSKKVDEGIDSLHSGSVEIHENLEKLAEKSLTFSNGVGSAAAGSKELNQGLQQFSSGVGQMKDGQSELLQGAKKSEAGTGELASGLQQSIEGFNQIEEKLPALTEGANGVAAGAAQLSGSLSEWSAASNEAKAGASEVSAGLDEVISGLKQQSEATGDPAEKARLEGVISSLTRISEGSKGVSEGVGKLSASASEIAKGSNNLSDGANQLGEGTSALSGGFTQLKQAQDKLANGAKELKNGQGQLVSGLTTFGDSIDSAQSGLGQLTEGSNNLVSGLDQLEDGSKQLSSGTSQLSEGSKGLVTGTDKLKEGSSSLTNGMGELANGAIKLQDGIAKLSDGSAELHDELNDGANEAGKIKSNEEVYDMFASPVKVDKLPINNVPNYGTSFAPYLISLSLFIGAIVLTIIFPLRDPAVKPANGFSWFISKYSVMAIIGICQAILVDSILILGLGINVTSLPLFFAVSILASCTFMAIIQFLGSAFDNPGRFIALLILILQLTSSGGTFPNELVPGFLQGFTPFLPMTYSINAFRAVISTGDYSFMWHNLGILAIFLVAALILSLLYFIYRYKKLNGALNEKQGDATVH, from the coding sequence GTGTTAAAATCTTTAAAGGGTGAATTTTTAGCCATAATAAAACATCCTATGATACTCATTTCCATAATAGGGATCATACTGATTCCCTTATTATACAGCGGCACGTTCCTGTGGGCATTTTGGGACCCATATGGTAAGGTGGACCAATTGCCTGTTGCCATTGTCAATATGGATGAGGGTGCGGAGTTCAATGAATCGGAACTTACAATAGGAAAAGATTTAGTCAAGGAGTTAAAGGAGAAGAAGGATTTCGATTGGCATTTCGTCAGTCAAAAAGAAGCCAATGAAGGCCTGGAAAATCAAGATTATTACATGAAAATAGAAATCCCGAAAAACTTTTCGAAAAATGCAACGACCTTACAGGATGACAATCCGGAAAAACTTGATTTAATTTATACGTCCAATGAAGGGTTCAACTATATATCCACAAAAATAGGTGACGCAGCTTCGGAGAGAATTAAAGGGGAAGTTTCGTCAGCCGTTACAAAAACCTATGCGGAGTCAATGTTCGATAATTTGAACGAAGTGGCTGACGGACTCAAAAGTGCCAGTGATGGAGCTGGTGAATTGAAAGATGGAACAGATACAGTGAAGAACGGATCAAGTGAACTTGGTGAAGGGATTAACTCAGCTAAAGAAGGTTCCAAAAAAGTGGATGAAGGAATTGATTCCCTTCATTCAGGTTCTGTTGAAATCCATGAAAATCTGGAAAAGTTAGCTGAAAAATCATTGACCTTTTCGAATGGGGTCGGTTCGGCAGCTGCGGGATCAAAAGAACTTAATCAAGGGTTACAACAGTTTAGCTCTGGTGTTGGTCAAATGAAGGATGGGCAATCAGAGCTTTTGCAAGGAGCCAAGAAATCTGAAGCTGGAACTGGTGAATTGGCCTCCGGACTGCAACAGTCAATAGAGGGCTTCAATCAAATTGAAGAAAAGCTGCCCGCTTTGACAGAGGGTGCAAATGGTGTGGCTGCTGGCGCTGCTCAGCTTTCAGGTTCATTGTCTGAATGGAGCGCAGCATCGAACGAAGCAAAAGCGGGGGCATCTGAAGTTTCGGCAGGTTTGGATGAGGTTATTTCAGGATTGAAACAACAATCTGAAGCTACGGGTGATCCTGCCGAGAAAGCGCGTTTGGAGGGAGTGATTTCTTCTCTAACCCGCATCAGTGAAGGAAGTAAAGGAGTTTCTGAAGGAGTAGGGAAACTATCAGCCAGTGCAAGTGAAATTGCTAAAGGCTCAAATAATCTTAGTGATGGAGCTAATCAGTTAGGTGAAGGTACAAGTGCATTAAGCGGTGGTTTCACTCAATTGAAGCAAGCTCAGGATAAACTTGCCAATGGGGCGAAAGAACTGAAAAATGGTCAAGGTCAATTGGTGTCAGGTTTGACAACATTTGGTGATAGTATAGATTCAGCCCAGAGTGGGCTTGGACAGTTAACCGAAGGCAGCAATAACTTGGTAAGCGGGCTTGATCAGCTTGAAGATGGCTCCAAGCAATTATCAAGTGGAACCTCACAGCTTTCCGAAGGTTCGAAAGGACTGGTTACAGGAACGGATAAGTTGAAGGAAGGTTCATCCAGTCTTACTAATGGTATGGGAGAACTGGCGAATGGAGCCATTAAGTTACAAGATGGAATCGCCAAACTTTCAGATGGATCTGCAGAATTACATGACGAATTGAATGATGGGGCAAACGAAGCAGGCAAGATAAAATCCAATGAAGAAGTATATGATATGTTTGCAAGCCCAGTTAAAGTGGATAAATTACCAATTAATAATGTACCGAACTATGGCACTAGTTTTGCACCATATTTAATTTCATTAAGTTTATTTATCGGGGCTATCGTTCTGACGATCATATTCCCGTTAAGAGATCCTGCTGTTAAACCTGCAAATGGATTTAGCTGGTTTATAAGTAAATACAGCGTCATGGCAATCATAGGAATCTGTCAAGCCATATTGGTGGACTCGATTTTAATTTTAGGTCTTGGAATCAACGTTACGAGCCTGCCGCTATTTTTTGCAGTAAGCATTCTTGCTAGCTGCACATTCATGGCAATCATTCAGTTCCTGGGTTCAGCCTTTGACAATCCTGGCCGGTTCATAGCATTATTGATTTTAATTCTTCAACTGACCAGTAGTGGCGGAACATTCCCAAATGAATTGGTTCCTGGATTCCTGCAAGGATTCACACCGTTCTTACCGATGACTTATTCTATTAATGCTTTTCGTGCAGTCATCTCAACTGGAGATTATAGCTTCATGTGGCATAATCTTGGCATATTGGCCATATTCCTCGTTGCGGCATTAATATTATCACTTCTTTACTTTATTTATCGGTATAAGAAATTGAACGGCGCATTAAATGAAAAACAGGGAGATGCAACTGTACATTGA
- a CDS encoding exonuclease domain-containing protein gives MSNRLGLVLDVETTGLRPSSDEIIELALILFTYSSETGEIINLIDQESFLREPLSYGARRNYDQAYRIHGIPYSSVEGKSFHDEKIKSFFARTDSIFAHNASFDRSFLYQMYPEINDQKWFCTMRNVPWKQYGFENSKLLTLLQAHNITNFQTHRALDDISYLMELMRKQGPSGHPYLKDVIAKNPMKKYAPASQKTRV, from the coding sequence ATGTCTAATAGATTAGGTTTAGTGCTAGACGTAGAAACAACTGGTTTACGTCCCTCTTCCGATGAAATTATCGAGCTTGCTCTAATACTCTTTACATATAGCAGTGAAACAGGCGAAATTATTAATCTTATTGATCAGGAATCATTTTTAAGGGAGCCTCTCTCCTATGGAGCAAGAAGGAATTATGATCAAGCATACAGAATTCATGGAATTCCATACAGCTCCGTCGAAGGAAAAAGTTTTCACGATGAAAAAATTAAATCCTTCTTTGCCAGGACCGATTCGATTTTTGCACATAATGCTTCTTTCGATAGAAGTTTTCTCTACCAAATGTATCCGGAAATCAATGATCAAAAGTGGTTCTGTACGATGCGGAATGTACCTTGGAAGCAATACGGGTTTGAGAATAGTAAACTCTTAACATTGCTGCAGGCACATAATATCACTAATTTCCAGACACACAGGGCTCTGGACGATATTTCTTACCTAATGGAACTTATGAGAAAACAAGGTCCTTCTGGTCATCCTTATTTAAAGGATGTCATTGCTAAAAATCCGATGAAGAAATATGCACCTGCTTCTCAAAAGACAAGGGTATAG
- a CDS encoding tetratricopeptide repeat protein — protein sequence MNEAIQITLGKRVILHQQEIEVLNSIGILHFKTKNYAEAITIFNEALEFIENTPHVNQEGIIIVKIIHGLSQALTELHYYQESLNYTLKGINICNSIESLYLYAELHLLTGKNLVHLQQPEEGLQYIKQSKNIFSLQKNEEFIQIAEHELESILQCI from the coding sequence TTGAATGAGGCCATTCAGATTACCTTGGGTAAACGAGTCATTCTTCATCAACAGGAGATAGAAGTTTTAAATAGTATCGGAATCCTCCATTTTAAAACGAAGAATTATGCAGAGGCTATCACCATCTTCAATGAAGCACTGGAATTTATCGAGAATACTCCCCATGTGAATCAAGAAGGTATCATTATCGTGAAGATCATTCATGGATTATCACAAGCATTGACTGAACTTCATTATTATCAGGAATCATTAAATTATACCCTTAAAGGTATCAACATTTGTAATTCGATAGAATCATTATATTTATATGCGGAACTCCATCTTTTAACTGGTAAGAATCTGGTTCATCTTCAACAACCTGAAGAAGGACTGCAATATATAAAGCAGTCCAAGAACATTTTCAGTCTTCAAAAAAACGAAGAATTCATACAAATTGCCGAACATGAATTGGAAAGCATTTTGCAATGCATATGA
- a CDS encoding helix-turn-helix domain-containing protein: protein MKIEVGSVINELRIKQNLTKEELAKDICEPNVLSDYERSITSPSIDELALFADKLKVDLPCFFTTKNEPIYNYIETIKLLINKYKRTRNYEVIYEIVQKEMATAPEKSISFYQFLKWHEGISFFICTMTNKRL, encoded by the coding sequence ATGAAAATAGAGGTTGGCTCTGTTATCAACGAATTACGAATAAAACAAAATCTTACAAAAGAAGAACTGGCTAAGGATATATGTGAACCTAATGTCCTGTCAGATTATGAAAGAAGCATCACTTCCCCATCCATTGATGAATTGGCACTTTTTGCGGATAAACTTAAAGTTGACCTGCCGTGTTTCTTCACTACCAAAAATGAACCGATTTATAATTACATAGAAACCATTAAACTTTTGATTAACAAATACAAACGCACACGTAATTATGAAGTAATTTATGAAATCGTCCAAAAAGAAATGGCAACGGCACCGGAAAAATCTATATCATTTTATCAATTCTTGAAATGGCATGAAGGTATCTCTTTTTTTATTTGTACAATGACAAACAAAAGGCTATAG
- a CDS encoding CAP domain-containing protein → MKKIILLSALSLTLLSPKVAMGANTYEVAKGDTLTKIASEYDVSIDELLKTNSAIKDANQIRIGQIINLPASNTTVNQKESQSVEQRVLSLVNEERSKSGLPPLEMDTAVSNVAILKSEDMRDNNYFNHTSPSYGSPFEMMKSFGISYEYAGENIAAGQPSADAVMKSWMNSPGHKANILNKNYTHIGIGHVTGGKYAHYWTQQFIGN, encoded by the coding sequence ATGAAGAAAATCATCCTATTATCAGCACTGTCGCTTACCCTATTATCTCCAAAAGTTGCAATGGGAGCCAATACATACGAGGTGGCAAAAGGAGATACCTTAACGAAAATTGCTTCTGAATATGATGTCAGCATTGACGAATTACTCAAAACGAACTCTGCTATAAAGGATGCAAATCAAATTCGAATCGGACAAATCATAAATCTTCCGGCATCCAACACCACAGTAAATCAAAAAGAAAGTCAATCAGTTGAACAGCGGGTTCTTAGTTTGGTTAACGAAGAACGTTCAAAATCTGGCCTCCCTCCCCTTGAAATGGATACAGCCGTTTCCAACGTAGCAATTCTGAAATCTGAGGATATGCGTGATAATAATTATTTCAATCATACAAGCCCGAGTTATGGATCGCCTTTCGAAATGATGAAATCCTTTGGGATCAGTTACGAGTACGCAGGGGAAAATATCGCAGCAGGTCAACCTAGTGCGGATGCTGTCATGAAATCATGGATGAATAGCCCCGGACATAAGGCCAATATCCTGAACAAGAACTATACACATATTGGAATTGGGCATGTGACAGGAGGGAAATACGCCCACTATTGGACCCAGCAATTCATTGGAAATTAA
- a CDS encoding GNAT family N-acetyltransferase — MWFKELETERLRLIEIGHHHAESLFEILSKDEVTKYDGIESLTRVEDARRLIDSFKSAYINKRGMRWGVILKDSGKFIGTVGLNQLSLANKRAEIGYEIHPEYWRKHFTSEAVNEVLRYCFEELRLNRIAALTFKDNIASRNLLKKFGFKEEGSLRSYLFLREQSHDALVFSLLCTEYCQLRQQSV, encoded by the coding sequence ATGTGGTTTAAGGAATTGGAAACAGAAAGACTGCGTTTAATCGAAATAGGTCACCATCATGCTGAGAGTCTGTTTGAAATTCTCTCTAAAGATGAAGTGACCAAATATGATGGGATAGAAAGTTTAACTCGAGTTGAAGATGCTCGCCGCTTAATCGACTCGTTTAAAAGTGCTTATATAAACAAACGTGGGATGCGGTGGGGAGTCATTTTAAAGGATTCAGGCAAATTCATCGGTACCGTTGGCCTGAATCAATTGAGTCTTGCCAACAAACGCGCCGAAATAGGGTATGAAATCCATCCTGAATATTGGAGAAAACACTTTACGTCTGAAGCTGTCAACGAAGTATTACGCTATTGCTTTGAAGAATTAAGACTAAACAGAATCGCCGCTTTAACTTTCAAGGATAATATTGCATCCAGAAACCTATTGAAGAAATTTGGATTTAAAGAGGAAGGCAGCCTCCGAAGTTATCTATTCCTTCGTGAACAATCTCATGATGCCCTGGTATTTTCCTTGTTATGTACAGAGTATTGCCAGTTACGGCAACAAAGTGTTTAG
- a CDS encoding DMT family transporter has protein sequence MKILFPLLAVLGGITIAIQGQINGGLGKKVGVIEASFISFGIGTLALLFIVLFAGNGNISAVASVPKWQLIGGLLGAIYVIVIILVVPQIGVAPALVGVIAGQILIGAIIDHFGLFGGVRIPLDAKKVAGICLLFVSLYLFNHK, from the coding sequence GTGAAGATACTATTTCCGTTGCTTGCGGTCCTAGGCGGCATCACGATTGCCATACAAGGACAAATCAATGGTGGATTAGGGAAAAAAGTGGGGGTCATTGAAGCTTCTTTCATTTCGTTTGGAATCGGGACACTCGCTTTATTATTTATTGTTTTGTTTGCAGGAAATGGAAATATTTCGGCGGTCGCGTCTGTACCAAAATGGCAATTGATAGGTGGACTATTAGGGGCTATTTATGTCATTGTTATAATATTGGTTGTCCCTCAGATTGGGGTGGCACCTGCATTAGTCGGGGTTATCGCAGGCCAGATATTGATTGGGGCAATCATTGACCATTTCGGTTTATTTGGAGGCGTACGCATCCCATTGGATGCGAAAAAGGTGGCAGGCATATGTTTACTTTTCGTGTCATTATATTTATTTAATCATAAATGA
- a CDS encoding peptide ABC transporter substrate-binding protein — protein MKKSKFSVLALLMAIMLMLAACNGGSKETSNEKEGGSGDSSGSKVLNVNNSSEPGSLHPANAQGTHESWILEHTFEGLTKKTEEGKIVPGSAESWEISEDGLTWTFKLKDGLKWSNGDPLTANDFEYAWKYALKPETAADYAYQLYYLKGGEAYNSKKGKEEDVGVKATDEHTLVVTLEQPTPYFLDLTSFYTFYPINKKVQEENPKWALDAKTHVSNGPFKLTEWKHKESLKIEKNENYYDKDKIKLDAVNFALIEDENTAWQMYQSGELDIAYPLPVDVQGQLVNSGDKEFKNGAELAVYYYNFNTEVKPFNNAKVRKALSMAINRKEITENVAQGGQKPAFGVVPPGIPDATGDFQENTGDLFEENAAEAKKLLKEGLAEEGMKELPEFSILYNTLDSHKKIAEAVQGMWRDNLGVEVTLENAEFQVKLDREKAGDFEISRAGWVGDYVDPMTFMLWETDGAYNDAGWSNKEYDSLLKEAKSTMEPKERMTALHKAEEVMIEEMPILPVYFYTKPYMVKSNVTGVYAPINAYPNFIYADKK, from the coding sequence TTGAAAAAGTCTAAATTTTCAGTGCTTGCTCTTCTTATGGCCATCATGCTTATGCTTGCGGCATGCAACGGCGGTTCGAAGGAAACTTCGAATGAAAAAGAAGGCGGCTCGGGTGACTCATCCGGCTCAAAAGTATTAAACGTAAACAACTCAAGTGAACCTGGTTCGCTTCACCCTGCCAATGCGCAAGGTACTCATGAATCATGGATCCTTGAACACACGTTTGAGGGACTAACAAAGAAAACAGAAGAAGGCAAAATCGTACCTGGTTCTGCAGAATCATGGGAAATCAGTGAAGATGGATTAACTTGGACATTCAAATTGAAAGATGGTTTGAAATGGTCAAATGGAGATCCGCTTACAGCCAATGACTTCGAATATGCTTGGAAATATGCTTTGAAACCGGAAACAGCTGCTGATTATGCTTATCAACTTTATTATCTTAAAGGCGGGGAAGCTTACAACAGTAAGAAAGGGAAGGAAGAGGACGTAGGCGTTAAAGCGACAGACGAACATACATTAGTCGTTACTTTGGAACAGCCTACACCATATTTCCTTGACTTGACTTCTTTCTATACTTTCTATCCAATCAATAAAAAGGTACAGGAAGAAAATCCAAAATGGGCTTTGGATGCAAAAACTCACGTTTCAAACGGTCCGTTCAAATTAACGGAGTGGAAACATAAAGAAAGCCTGAAAATCGAAAAGAATGAAAATTACTACGATAAAGATAAAATCAAATTGGATGCGGTTAACTTTGCTCTAATTGAAGATGAAAATACAGCATGGCAAATGTATCAGAGTGGCGAATTGGATATCGCTTATCCACTGCCAGTGGACGTGCAAGGCCAATTGGTTAATTCTGGAGACAAAGAATTTAAAAACGGCGCAGAACTTGCTGTTTACTATTACAACTTTAATACGGAAGTAAAACCTTTCAACAATGCAAAGGTTAGGAAAGCGCTTTCAATGGCTATCAATCGTAAAGAAATTACCGAAAATGTTGCTCAAGGCGGTCAAAAGCCTGCATTTGGTGTAGTCCCTCCGGGAATTCCTGATGCAACAGGTGATTTCCAAGAAAATACAGGTGACCTGTTTGAGGAAAACGCAGCTGAAGCTAAGAAATTGTTAAAAGAAGGTCTTGCTGAAGAAGGCATGAAAGAATTACCTGAGTTTTCAATTTTGTATAACACTTTAGATTCCCATAAGAAAATTGCTGAAGCCGTTCAAGGGATGTGGCGTGATAACCTAGGTGTTGAAGTGACACTTGAAAATGCAGAATTCCAAGTTAAGCTTGATCGTGAAAAAGCTGGCGACTTCGAAATTTCCCGTGCAGGATGGGTTGGTGACTATGTTGACCCGATGACCTTCATGCTTTGGGAAACTGACGGGGCTTATAATGATGCAGGTTGGTCCAACAAAGAATATGATAGTTTATTAAAAGAGGCAAAATCTACAATGGAACCAAAAGAACGCATGACTGCTTTACATAAAGCAGAGGAAGTTATGATTGAAGAAATGCCGATCCTTCCGGTTTACTTCTACACAAAACCATATATGGTTAAATCGAATGTTACTGGAGTCTATGCTCCGATTAACGCTTATCCGAACTTTATTTACGCGGATAAAAAGTAA
- a CDS encoding ABC transporter permease, with the protein MLRYTLNRFKWAIITLWAVITLTFIIMHTIPGNPFAKEGAMPPAVYENLQVHYGLDKPLLTQYGNYLLEVVQFDFGPSLKSSSISVNDYILKGFPVSLHLGAQALVIAIFFGLILGVVASLKRNKWPDYLSMIIAIVGISVPNFILATILINYFAIKWNIFPVATWATWQHTILPSIALSMMPLAFIARLMRTSMLEVMGQDYILTAKAKGLKRSGVIIKHAIRNALLPIITILGILTANIVTGSFIIERIFGIPGMGDMFVKGISNRDYPVILGSTIVYSAVLILLIFIVDIAYTLIDPRIKVTGEKK; encoded by the coding sequence ATGTTGAGATATACATTAAACCGTTTTAAATGGGCGATTATTACTTTATGGGCTGTTATTACATTAACGTTCATCATAATGCATACGATTCCGGGAAATCCATTTGCGAAAGAAGGAGCTATGCCTCCTGCTGTTTATGAAAACCTTCAAGTCCACTATGGATTGGACAAGCCGTTGTTGACCCAATATGGGAATTATTTATTGGAAGTCGTTCAATTTGATTTTGGTCCTTCATTGAAATCCTCATCCATTTCTGTGAATGATTACATTTTGAAGGGATTTCCAGTGTCCTTGCACTTAGGGGCACAAGCATTGGTGATTGCCATCTTCTTTGGGCTAATTTTGGGTGTAGTGGCTTCACTGAAAAGAAATAAATGGCCCGACTATTTATCAATGATTATTGCCATCGTAGGGATTTCCGTTCCTAACTTTATCTTGGCGACTATTTTAATCAATTATTTTGCGATAAAATGGAATATATTCCCTGTCGCTACGTGGGCGACATGGCAGCATACCATTTTACCATCCATTGCCCTTTCGATGATGCCGCTTGCTTTCATCGCGAGATTGATGCGGACAAGCATGCTTGAAGTAATGGGGCAGGATTACATTTTGACAGCAAAGGCCAAAGGATTGAAACGGAGCGGTGTCATAATCAAACATGCGATTCGGAATGCGTTATTGCCGATTATCACGATTCTGGGCATCCTTACGGCTAATATCGTTACAGGAAGCTTTATCATTGAACGTATTTTTGGTATTCCAGGCATGGGAGATATGTTCGTAAAGGGAATATCAAACAGAGACTACCCGGTCATTCTTGGTTCCACAATTGTGTATAGTGCGGTGCTTATCCTATTGATATTCATTGTTGATATAGCCTATACGTTGATTGATCCTAGAATTAAAGTGACGGGGGAGAAGAAATAA